From Erigeron canadensis isolate Cc75 chromosome 8, C_canadensis_v1, whole genome shotgun sequence, one genomic window encodes:
- the LOC122610404 gene encoding VQ motif-containing protein 22-like, which yields MDSVNSGMSLQSSSGAEEECDSQSITTTTNIYQLHQPPPPPPPFNHHIYNNTSNQINNLNPNPTFFSPTPQHQQQLDSVFWSKNNNLTTTPEPITPIIPTTLNPNPHLVNPTKNPKKRSRASRKAPTTVLTTDTSNFRAMVQEFTGIPAPPFITTPSSSPLFPPRLSSNINSFDLFSRPSFLPSSSMNMRFVNNNNQLLLFDNNNNNPFSNILFQSSSSSS from the coding sequence ATGGATTCTGTTAATAGTGGGATGAGCTTACAATCTTCAAGTGGGGCTGAAGAAGAGTGTGATTCTCaatccatcaccaccaccaccaatattTACCAACTtcaccaaccaccaccaccaccaccacctttcAACCACCATATCTACAATAATACTTCTAATCAGATCAACAACttaaacccaaacccaaccttTTTTTCACCAACCCCACAACACCAACAACAACTTGACTCAGTCTTTTGGTCCAAAAACAACAACTTGACTACTACTCCTGAACCCATCACACCCATTATTCCAACAACCCTAAACCCAAACCCTCATTTGGTTAATCCAACAAAAAACCCAAAGAAAAGATCAAGAGCCTCAAGAAAAGCACCAACTACTGTTTTGACAACAGATACAAGTAACTTTAGAGCCATGGTTCAAGAATTTACTGGCATTCCTGCACCACCTTTTATTACTACTCCATCATCATCACCTTTGTTTCCACCTAGGTTAAGTAGTAATATAAATAGTTTTGATCTTTTTAGTAGACCATCTTTTTTACCCTCTTCTTCAATGAATATGAGATTTGTGAACAATAACAACCAACTACTTCTTTttgataacaacaacaacaacccaTTTTCAAATATACTGTTTcaatcttcatcctcttcttct